Proteins encoded in a region of the Trichosurus vulpecula isolate mTriVul1 chromosome 9, mTriVul1.pri, whole genome shotgun sequence genome:
- the RAB26 gene encoding ras-related protein Rab-26 isoform X2 encodes MSRKKTPKSKAGSAPASSLPTAKENGPVGSGGGGCSPGPGPAPKAQRNGLLLPGRPSLSSSGDFYDVAFKVMLVGDSGVGKTCLLVRFKDGAFLAGTFISTVGIDFRNKVLNVDGVKVKLQIWDTAGQERFRSVTHAYYRDAHALLLLYDVTNRASFDNIRAWLTEIHEYAQKDVVLMLLGNKVDSTQERVVKREDGEKLAKLASMFYRSMGCPSWRPARRQA; translated from the exons ATGTCCAGGAAGAAGACCCCTAAGAGTAAGGCGGGGAGTGCGCCCGCTTCTTCTCTGCCCACAGCCAAGGAGAACGGGCCGGTGGGCTCCGGAGGGGGCGGCTGTAGCCCGGGCcctggccctgcccccaaggcaCAGAGGAACGGGCTCCTGCTGCCAGGCCGCCCGTCCCTTAGCAGCAGCGGTGATTTCTACGACGTTGCTTTCAAG GTGATGCTAGTAGGAGACTCAGGAGTGGGGAAGACCTGTCTGCTGGTTCGATTCAAGGATGGTGCCTTCCTGGCTGGGACCTTCATTTCCACTGTGGGCATAGACTTCAGG AATAAAGTCCTGAATGTGGACGGAGTGAAAGTGAAGCTGCAG ATCTGGGACACTGCTGGGCAGGAGCGGTTCAGAAGTGTGACCCACGCCTATTACCGGGATGCCCATG CTCTCCTTCTGCTTTACGATGTCACTAACAGAGCATCCTTTGACAACATCCGA GCCTGGCTGACCGAGATCCACGAATATGCACAAAAAGATGTGGTGCTCATGCTGTTGGGAAACAAG GTGGACTCTACCCAGGAGCGAGTGGTTAAAAGGGAAGACGGGGAGAAACTGGCCAAG CTGGCAAGCATGTTTTACAGGAGTATGGGGTGCCCTTCATGGAGACCAGCGCGAAGACAGGCCTGA
- the RAB26 gene encoding ras-related protein Rab-26 isoform X1: MSRKKTPKSKAGSAPASSLPTAKENGPVGSGGGGCSPGPGPAPKAQRNGLLLPGRPSLSSSGDFYDVAFKVMLVGDSGVGKTCLLVRFKDGAFLAGTFISTVGIDFRNKVLNVDGVKVKLQIWDTAGQERFRSVTHAYYRDAHALLLLYDVTNRASFDNIRAWLTEIHEYAQKDVVLMLLGNKVDSTQERVVKREDGEKLAKEYGVPFMETSAKTGLNVDLAFKAIAKELKHRSMKMPSEPKFKLHDYVKREVRGSGCCHP; the protein is encoded by the exons ATGTCCAGGAAGAAGACCCCTAAGAGTAAGGCGGGGAGTGCGCCCGCTTCTTCTCTGCCCACAGCCAAGGAGAACGGGCCGGTGGGCTCCGGAGGGGGCGGCTGTAGCCCGGGCcctggccctgcccccaaggcaCAGAGGAACGGGCTCCTGCTGCCAGGCCGCCCGTCCCTTAGCAGCAGCGGTGATTTCTACGACGTTGCTTTCAAG GTGATGCTAGTAGGAGACTCAGGAGTGGGGAAGACCTGTCTGCTGGTTCGATTCAAGGATGGTGCCTTCCTGGCTGGGACCTTCATTTCCACTGTGGGCATAGACTTCAGG AATAAAGTCCTGAATGTGGACGGAGTGAAAGTGAAGCTGCAG ATCTGGGACACTGCTGGGCAGGAGCGGTTCAGAAGTGTGACCCACGCCTATTACCGGGATGCCCATG CTCTCCTTCTGCTTTACGATGTCACTAACAGAGCATCCTTTGACAACATCCGA GCCTGGCTGACCGAGATCCACGAATATGCACAAAAAGATGTGGTGCTCATGCTGTTGGGAAACAAG GTGGACTCTACCCAGGAGCGAGTGGTTAAAAGGGAAGACGGGGAGAAACTGGCCAAG GAGTATGGGGTGCCCTTCATGGAGACCAGCGCGAAGACAGGCCTGAATGTGGATTTGGCCTTTAAGGCCATTGCAAA GGAGCTGAAGCACAGGTCCATGAAGATGCCAAGTGAACCCAAATTCAAGCTGCATGATTATGTGAAGAGAGAAGTTCGAGGCTCAGGCTGTTGCCACCCCTGA